Proteins found in one Melospiza melodia melodia isolate bMelMel2 chromosome 13, bMelMel2.pri, whole genome shotgun sequence genomic segment:
- the LOC134424515 gene encoding uncharacterized protein LOC134424515, with protein sequence MTAIRAGTGSGPEAGFGGGRSQPRTASRTRWALGCLLLCLGACRQRAATGIAEPRRPRPLRADPHALDSLYFTGFAETNGSFVIARLARRPAGLCEMWLFLRLDGIGEFEHPQHPNMMVRDESKEIWSGGGLTMEYLEPQMCWKINFEGLLRKGSYRQQWSEEEGELVPVKFSLQWENSTDVFNFNVDSNPSTFALALAQEPWTIELFQRVKKQREQHFRHEQWGRSVGQIEIENSGKIELSLQGIRSHSYGVRDWAEIRRYVMILAHFEDGTAAHLTVISMPATTTHLTVGYVFFPDGRKAGIEWSNASLAELAEDGLIQEEYGVSFTAGGKSFDVSAALDKQACPVVYNGLTGRGVFHECIADFQLNGLTPGWGLVEFYYRDEAAQPVPNLQLGSRTEGPDPATDASPS encoded by the exons ATGACCGCGATCCGAGCCGGGACGGGGAGCGGCCCCGAGGCGGGGTTTGGGGGCGGCCGGAGCCAGCCCCGCACCGCGTCCCGCACG CGCTGGGccctgggctgcctcctgctctgcctcGGCGCCTGCCGGCAGCGAGCGGCCACGGGCATCGCCGAGCCCCGCCGGCCGCGCCCGCTCCGCGCCGACCCCCAC GCTCTGGATTCCCTGTACTTCACCGGCTTTGCAGAGACCAACGGGAGCTTTGTGATCGCTCGCCTCGCCCGACGTCCTGCGGGCCTCTGTGAGATGTGGCTCTTCCTCAGGCTGGATGGGATAGGAGAGTTTGAA cACCCACAGCACCCAAACATGATGGTGAGAGATGAATCCAAAGAGATCTGGAGTGGAGGAGGACTCACTATGGAATACTTGGAGCCCCAAATGTGCTGGAAGATAAATTTTGAGGGATTACTCAG GAAAGGATCCTACAGACAGCAgtggagtgaggaggaaggagaactTGTACCAGTTAAATTCTCTTTGCA GTGGGAGAACTCCACAGATGTTTTTAACTTTAATGTTGACAGTAACCCCAGCACATTTGCTCTTGCTTTAGCCCAGGAGCCTTGGACCATCGAGCTCTTCCAGAGGGTCAAAAA gCAAAGGGAGCAGCATTTCCGACACGAGCAGTGGGGCCGGTCTGTGGGACAGATTGAAATAGAAAATTCTGGGAAAATTGAGCTTTCCCTCCAAGGCATTCGGAGCCACTCCTATG gtgTCCGGGACTGGGCTGAGATTCGCCGTTATGTGATGATTTTGGCACACTTTGAA GATGGGACTGCAGCACATTTAACAGTTATCAGCATGCCAGCTACCACAACTCA CCTCACTGTAGGTTATGTGTTTTTTCCTGATGGGAGGAAGGCTGGCATTGAGTGGTCCAACGCCTCCCTGGCCGAGCTGGCCGAGGATGGGCTGATCCAGGAGGAGTATGGAGTCAGTTTTACTGCTG GTGGCAAGAGCTTTGATGTTTCTGCAGCTCTGGATAAGCAGGCCTGCCCCGTGGTGTACAATGGCCTGACAGGAAGAGGAGTTTTCCACGAGTGCATTGCAGATTTCCAACTCAATGGCTTAACACCAGGCTGGGGCCTGGTTGAATTTTATTACAG GGACGAGGCCGCCCAGCCGGTTCCAAACCTGCAGCTTGGTTCCAGAACAGAGGGACCAGACCCTGCCACTGATGCCTCTCCCTCATGA